Part of the Drosophila pseudoobscura strain MV-25-SWS-2005 chromosome 2, UCI_Dpse_MV25, whole genome shotgun sequence genome, GTTGTAGCCTGAGTTTTTcacaaaatgtatttttacGTACCAGTTTTCGGTCCATCCAGTGAAATGCCTCCAAAAGCCAGCCTATGGAAACTGTCACGGAAGACGCTCACTGTGGTACTTTAATCCCATCACAGATAAATGTCTGCGGTTCAATTATTCGAACTGTGGCGGAACCGAAAATCGTTTCTTCACCTTTTCGGAATGCATGCAAAGTTGTAGTCAATACAACTTGAGTAGTTTCATCTTGGAAGATCCAGATGATGAATTCGAACAATCTGTAGGGAGTTTCTAAAAGACTCTTCCAAGGTGTTATATAACTGATAAGTAATTTTAAGTAATATACGTAATGCTTCAGTCCAATATTTGAACTAGAAGTTCTTCAAGCTATAACATTTTTGTGATTTacattcaaaaaaaaaaccccacaaCTCCTACGAGTAGAAAAATTAGTTAATTATTTATTCAGTTGAGTAATATAGTGTTTTGAATTCTTGACAATAGATGTAATAGCCAGAAAGACGAGTTTTGAGACCCAAAACGAATCTTATACCTAATCGAAATATTCTCCGATTTGAAGAACGcctaaatatgtatgtaaataaatatgtatatgtctaagccaaacaaaataaaattaaatagacGGAGTTTTGACTTAAACTATTCAAGGAATAACTTTCCCCACGGAGGTTCTCAATGGGAGTCAGGTCCGGACTTAATGCTGACCAGCTCGATAAAGTGATTTCTATACCCGATACCCAAAGAGAGTATAGGGGTGTATTAGATATGTGgcgaaaatggatgtgtgtaaagCCCAGAAgaaaggaagcgtttccgaccccataaagtgtatatatttatattcttgatcagcatcaatagccgagtcgatagagcaTTGCCTGTCTGTGCGCCGTCCGTTTGGTTTaacgcctagttctcagagaccttaagagctagagcaacgaaattttgtttGCAGACTCCTGGGTtatcacactgaatcaagattatttcaaaattttgccacgcTCCTTTCCGCCCCAcaaaagcgaaaatctgtggcatccacaacattcaagatacgagaaaactagaGAATGGCTATATCTTTTACCGAATCTGGGTCAGTTCGGATTATTACAGCAaacctctctatctctctcccacacactTCGTACTATTCAAGATTTCGACTTGCATTCGAAAGTACACTGTGAACGAAATGGTGAAGCGACACCAGTTTACCTCTGTGCAGAAATCAGTTGGAAACCAAATTACTAATAATCTGTTTAAATCAGTTTTGAAAACacaataattaaaacaaattgacataaaaaggaaggaaatgcAAAACTAGAGGTCCTTTtgaaaacatatgtatatgcttttTATGCAAATGGCTGACATAAGCTGTAGGGCTGTGGGTACATGGGTCAGTCTGACTGGCAAATCGCTGGCatgatacatatgtatgtatgtacatatatgttccCTGGTGCCACGTTTAGCCACTGCTTAATCACTTTAACACATCAAACTTTTGGCGAAAACTTTGGCTGTTTGCCACTTTTTTAACTAGTCATGTAAATGAGAATTTTCATGACAAATTAGTGGAGACGGCTTTTACTTTCCATTAAGGAACTATAAATACCACAGGCCTAGTCTGGAGTCGGTCAGTAGCTTTCAGTGGATTCCAACGAGACATCTCAACATGTTCTGGCTGCGCCTTGCTCTTATTTTTCTAGCCGTTTGGCTTGTTTCTGGAGACATGCAATTTGAAGAATTGGATCAGCAGGAACAGTTGGAGAGAAATATGTTGCAAGAGCGGAAAGGTTTGTTATCCATAGatttggcaaaaaaaagataatCATACATGTTTTCATCCACTCAGAGGTCTGCCTCATAGCCAAAACATCCTACGGCAATTGCAATGGAAAGCGCAAAATGTGGTATTACAATGTCCGTCGAAATAAATGCCACACGTTCATCTATTCGAACTGTGGCGGAAACCGAAATCGTTTTTACACCCATGAGGAGTGCATGGAATTTTGCGGCGGCTACAACTTGCAAGAATACcaaacctaaaaaaaaaaaaatgattttcCTCTTCCATGagtattgtatatttatttctaattatattaataataaGAGGTTTGTTGAAACACACAGGTTGTGCTTCCTCGCTAAGAATCTTTAAGCTACAACTCTTTCTAAGTgacattttcaataaaaataatgtctTATTCAAATGCATAAACATAATAATAGTGTGGCTGAGGGATAGCTATCGAGAGGAAGACGAAGAAGGATTAGatataaagaaataaagaaactaaaagcacaaaaaaataacaaataaatacatatgttacaaatttttaattgataaTATTTAGCTGTTTTGTAAAGGGTAGATACACAATACGCCGCTGATTCTTTGTTTTGCGTCGTTAGTCTTCGTGGAGAAGATCATTGCTCCCGCACCCACACTTGGCCCAACTTCAAGCTTTCTTTCTGCAAATATTGCCGCACACGATTCTCTCCCGCCGCCGTCGTTATTACTCGTACATTATTCGTCTGATTTTCGTCGTTGAAGCACGGTTGCTCGTCATTGTTTAGGGGGTACGGAAGTATTCTCTGTTTATACGAAGTCCTGTGAAATTATGTTAACTATGCATAAGAACTTAAGAACTTAACTTAAGAACTTTACCAAGcgaattaaattaattgaagtGAATTAATTCAACAGATTTAGAGAAAAGCAGAGAGACGCCACTTGTGAAAGCAAAATACAACACGTCTTTGCGCCATCCAATCACCTTCCCATCTCTTGAATCTTGAATGAAATCTGAAAgcaatcaaaaaaataaagtaaatggaaaataagGGGAAGGTGACACACTGTCAATTTGTTCGGTGCTTAGCAAATGCCCAAGAACTTTGCTACATTTAAGTATTCGAATactttcgtttttattttggaaGCCATGCAAGTGAGAACTTTCGTGATGAAGTGGAGTGCGCTGCCTCCTCCTTTCCATTAATGGAACTATAAATGCCAGCGGACTGTGCCTTATTCGATCAGTAGTAGCTCCCAGTGGATGCCGAGTAGATCGCAACATGTTTTGGCTGCGCCTTGCTCTTGTTTTACTAGCCTTTTGGCTTGCACTTGTCTCTGTAAATTCCGAAGAATCCGAAGAATTGAACCCGAAGGTTCTGAAGACAATAAAGATGCGGGATGAACGCAAAAGTTTGTTAACCAGGGTTCTTTACAAAAACTAATGATACAATGATTTCGAATCCACTCAGGAATCTGCTTGAAAGGCCCATCATATGGCTATTGTAAAGGAAAACGCAACATGTGGAACTTCAATTACCGCAACAAGGACTGCTTGCCGTTTACCTTTTCAAACTGTGGCGGAAACCAAAATCGTTTCTACAGTTATGAGGCATGCATGGAGTTTTGCAGCGAAAAGCACTGGAAAAGCCCAGATATATACGACATCTTAGAAGATGGTTACTGATTTGGCGctaattattattctttaaTTTCAAAGTCAAAAACCTGAAATTCTGccgtttatttttgttaattattataaaaagTTATCGGAGAAAGTCCATctcaaatatattttgaaatataatcATACATACATGTCCGATCCTTAATAATGATTGTCTGAGAGGGATGCTATGGGAATACCTATTAAGTAGCAAATGTATATTTACCGTGAAGTTTCCACGTAATAAATTGGAGTCGGGGGCCACACAGTTGCCCCGCCGAGTAATCCGCTGTTTGACGTGTTGCAATGGAAACATATCcgatttataaatttatataaataaataaataataataaacaaataaattaataatattcaaataaaattcttatttttatttatttaatttagggctaatatacatataatattaACTTTGAAACTATTCGAGCACTAGCTACTAAAGCCATTCAGCTTTGCTGTTAATagcttaaataaattaatttatttaatttttgtatggcCGATACGTAGGCGGATGAACATGGTCTATCTGGATTTTGTACATTTTGGGTAGACCGTGGGTGAACCACGCGGGTTGTATCGGTGGAGCAATTGGTCCCAATCTTCAGACTGTCTTTGGGTTGTGATCTGGGTGACGAGcctttttatataatttttctCAGTGGGAGTATGTAGGAAAGTTCCGGCCTTTGTAGTGTGATTTGCAGCTAAATCATCATACTCATTTCCTGCGATACCCTGAAGACTGGACACTCAGAAAAGAGTTAGCTTTTTTGGATACTgatattcaaataaaatacttgtcacattttaattgaatatctttcatgtttatttatgtaaattaaatattttttgttcttaAATTGTTTTGCCGAGACCATGCTCTCAGAATATATACagaaatgtatatgtatacagaaTGTATGATCATACATATCATATCATGAAGTTCGTTTAATTTCTGTACAAGTTGCAAACAGATTACAGCTTTGTGTGATTAACATCAATaacaacgagggggaacgttgtgagtttctgccgagaccgcaactctacatttatagccgatacttagtcagtaagTAAGTCAGccgcgaatattaaacgacgagagagacagaaaatcagtctgagcatgacgtcgggcgcttcgtagccactgcaaattgatttgttccttttggctataaaaaggATGCGTtgtgatccagattcagcaaccggatagatatggtagatatacatatatcttgaTTCTGattgtaataattatacgatctggttcagattttgcactctagaagatatagtcatcctctacgattctgcgttgttggttttcttgtatctttgaaattgtggatgccacaggcaaagttttgaaatattcttgtaacagtgacatatgtatcacagaagtccggataacaaatgtcgttgctctagctcttatagtctttgagcactatgcgctaatagggacggacagacggggctcaatcgactcggctattgatgctgatcaagaatatatatactttatggggtcggaaacgattccttctggacgttacacacatccactttcaccacaaatctaatataccccaatactcattttgagtatcgggtataacagcCGATCAAGTTCGTAGTGTTTCAGCTGTCCAGTAGATCCCTTTGGAATTATTTTTAGAGAAATATGGAAGAGCCGGAGGTCTTGTCCTTTACAAAGAAGTTTCTATTGATATTGTGGAAGAATCTACGTATGCTCTTAGGACGCAAAACCAATTTGgcttatttaatattattttcttttgtatttccGCTGGGAGTCGTTTACCTCGCTTGGACTGCTGAAATTGAGGCCTCCGGTAAAGAAATAAACAATGAGCACTCACTGAATCCGTAAGTCGAACCACCAATTATagctacaaaaaaaattcattcaaTGGTATTCAATGATTTCAGCCTACAAGGAAAAATTACCCTACTATACTCGCCGCGGAATAAAATTCTTGAGTCGCTTATTAAAGGAGTATCCTTTCCTGAATATGACGACAACCTTACGATCTATGTTGATGGCTTTGTCGATGCCAAGGCCTTGGAGGAAGTGCTTACAACAAATATTTCGAACGAAGGGGTGCGCGGCATAGAGTTTCCCGATGAATGGTCCGATATATCCGAATTGCCGCATAGGTTTCGATTTGCCCTGCGGTTTCCCATTACCAAATACTTCAAGACGAATCGCCTGATATcgcaacacaacaaaaaaaacgattACCAGGAAAGTGGGTTTCTACTTATTCAGAGGGAAATCAGCATACAATATCTGCAGAAAAAGAACTCCACCCAAGCAGTGATTCGACCGAAACTCGAACAACTATATACAAATGTTGAACTTAGTTCTACTGCATATATTCGTGTATGTTTATTTTGTGTCTTTGTACTCATGCTCATGATGGATGTTGAGGTAAGACTAAGTAATTCATTAAGCAGTTCTTTAAGCGTTTCATTTGGCAGGACATTGTCGAGGAAAAAGAGCTTCAGCTGAAGGAAATGTTAAACATCTTCGACGTAAGCAACTCTCTGCAATGGCTGGCCTGGTATGTCAAATCCATGATAATTACAATCGTAATATCGCTGTTCGTTGCGAGTATTTGGACGCTAATCAACATCAGAATAATTTGGCCCTTTCAAAACATGCCCCTTCTCCCTCACACCGACTGGTCCGTCTTTCTCTTTTATATGCTTGTGTGCAGCCACTCTTTCATATGCTTTGGCTTCCTCGTCAGCTCCTTCTGCTCTCGCAGCATTTGGGCTGGCATCATTGTGCCCCTTCTGTTCATAGCGAGTTTTCTGCCCACAATAATCATGGACAAAGACACCACGGGGACACTGGCGAGCATCCTGTGCagcatttttgtttgctcgGCCATGGGGATGGGCTTGGATCGAATTGTCATATGGGAGGAAGCAGGTCTGGGTTTGCAGTGGAGCAATCTGTTCAAGACGTCATGGCTCAATGACAGCATAAGCGTGGGTGCGATACTGTTAATCATGCTGCTGGTTAGCTTGATCTCGGTCCTCATCTGTCTATACATAGAGCAGGTGAGGCCGGGCGAGTTTGGCACGCCACAGCCGTGGTCTTTCCCGTGCACCAAACGGTTTTGGTGTCCGTCCAAGTACATGCGACGAGTTTTATCCCTCCCGGTCTGTTATCCTGTCCAACGAGGGAACTCCAAGCTCGTGAATGCCAACGCCAAGGGCCAAATATCTGGTGTTCAAATCAAAAGTCTCAGTAAAAGCTTTGGCAAACGACAGGTGGTCACTCGCCTCACATTCGATTTGTTTGAGAACGAGATCATGGTGCTCCTGGGACACAATGGCGCTGGCAAGACGACTACCATACAAATGTTGACGGGGACTATTCAACCCAGCTCCGGCACAGCGATTATCAATGGCTACGACATACAAACCCAACGGCTCCTGGCCCGTCGGTCCTTGAGTATTTGTCCGCAGAAGAGCATATTTTTTGGTGGCTTAAGTGCAGCCAGCCACCTGCGATTCTACAGCCGGCTCAGAGGTCTAAAGGGAGCAGCGGTCAAGCAGGAGGTGGACAAGTACTTGCAGAAGCTTAGCCTACAGGAAAAGGCCAACAGCTCGGCCCGGAGTCTGTCTGGCGGTACCCAGCGTCGGCTTGCGTTGGCCTGCGCCCTGTGCGGCAATGTCAAGGTTGTGTTCTGCGACGAGCCCAGTTCGGGTCTGGATCCCAGCTCGCGGCTCGAACTATGGAAGCTGATGCTGGACGAGAAGCAGGGGCGCACGATTCTGCTCACCACCCATCAAATGGACGAGGGCGAAGTATTGGCTGACCGCATTGCCATCATAAGCGATGGCCGGCTCCGGTGCCTGGGCACATTGGCGTCCCTCAAGAAACAGTACGAAACGAGCTATCTGCTCACCTGCGAGAAGGGCCCACGCTGCGATGTGCCCAGATTGACCCAGCTGATAGCCGAGCACGTCCCCCACACGCGTCCACAGAGTAACATTGGATCCGACGTGTCCTATCGGTTGCCTCACCGCTTTTTGAGATCCTTTGGGTCACTCTTCAACGACTTGGAgcaacagaaggagcagcTGGATGTTGTGGGATTCGGTCTTAGCTCCGCCAGTCTTGCAGAAATATTTATGTCGCACGGTGCGGAAGATCTTGGGAGTGGCGGTGGGGGTCGCACCAGCGGAGGCGGATTGGatgagcagaggcagagacaggcACAGAGACGTCGTGACAATTGTTGCCTGCGCTGCCTGGGCCAGTGGGAGGCCATGCTTTTGAAGAAGATCCTATACATTTATGATAAGAAATGGATGCTTCTGGttatcctgctgctgcctctagTCATCTACCTTCTATCTATTATTCGAAGGCAATCGAGCTCCAATATGAAGAGGCTACCGCTAACACTGGCTGATTACAAAAGCGATGACGTCTTAGTATTATTGCAACCGAAATCGGACGCTCGCCCTATGCGGGATATATCCAATGCCTACCAAGAGTTAGCCCAGCAACACTGCACCGTCGAAAGAATAAGCCAGAATGTAGGCGACTATATCGGCCCGGGGCAAGAAACGCCCGAAAGGATATACGAAATAAAGCGCAGCCTTATAGCGGCAGTCACCGTCGACCAAGAGATGATCGTCTGGAGTAGAAATGATCCCTTCCTGCATAGTGCTCCACTTTCGCTCAACCTCGCGTTCAACGCCATGGCCAAAGCAGTGGTGGGTCCCGAGGCGAGTATAGAGGTAACCAATGCCCCCTTCAAATTTTCGGATAAAGTAGATGGTGCTACAATATCGACTATCGCACTGACCATTGCTGTTTCAATATATCTGTCCATTGTCTTGGCGATATTCGCCATCTTGGTGGTGCAGGAGAAGGTAACGCAGATACGGATGCAGCAACAGATGTCCGGCGTGAACATGGTGACCTACTGGCTGACCCACTACATCCCGGACTTGGTTCTCTACTTTGTGTTTTCGCTGGCACTGCTAGTGGCGGTGCACGAGTCGTGCCATCCCGGGGAGATGCTATTGATTTTGATGATCATAGGAGTGGCGGCTCTACCCTTTACCTATATAATAGCATGCCTTTTCAGAAGTCCAGGCAGGGCTGTGGTCATAATTTCCACGATCCACAATCTGATCGGTAGgattttgaaactttagtcTTCAGATGCATTTTAAATTAAGCCCCAAATCCGTTTCTCCTTTGCGTAGGTGGGTTGTTTGCCGTCATCATGGTAATTTGGTATCAGAGAGTATACGAAACGGAGTTTCGGTGGATGATATACGTATTTTACCTTTACCCTGTGTTTACTGGCACATTTGCGGTCGTAAACGGCTTTACAAGGTTTGAGCAGTGCCATGCTGATTCCATCCCAGTTGAAAACTTAGATAAGCTTAGGTTGAATTGTACTCCCGGCTTAACACCTGTACATTACTATTGCAATTGCTTCGGTAAGTATCAAGACACACACTTTGAGCACACTCACATATCACATAGCACATTTACAGTTACATATGGAGAGATCTGTTACCGATCTTATTTTCGAACTTGATTGAAACTTAacttgtttaacatattgacATGTCATAATAATGCATATGCAACTATCTAAAAGAAATCCCAGAAGAATTTCCTAATATCGACGTATCTTTTATTCACCCCAGAAATTTTCGTTCCAAGCAAATATCCTTAACATtagacttaaaaaaaaaatcaataataatttttggGTACATTAAGGGACATCAAAGCACAGCAAATTATTcacattaaaatatttttttaggTTTCGCTGAAATCGGCTTTTGTACCGTTGACCGCGACCACGCACTTATATTTTTGTCCCCTGCGAATGCCTGAgtttttttgcaattatctGGAAACCAAATATTTTCCCCAAAATCATCTCTTGGCACCAATTACTGGGCTATTTAAGAGTTTTAAGTTATGCATATTGTGAAATTAAAAATCCGTTTCACAATATTTTGactatttttatacccgatactcaaaatgagtattggggtatattagatttgtggtaaaagtggatgtgtgtaacgtccagaaggaatcgtttccgaccccataaagtatatatattcttgatcagcatcaatagccgagtcgattgagccatgtctgtctgtccgtctgtccgtctgtccgtctgtccgtccgtccgtctgtccgtctgtccgtctgtccgtccccttcagcgcctaatgctcaaagactataagagctagagcaacgatgttttggatccagacttctgtgatatgtcactgctccaaaaatatttcaaaactttgccccgcccacttccgcccccacaaagggcgaaaatcagTGGCATCCAccatttcgacgatacgagaaaactaaaaacgcagaatcgtagaagtttactatatcttctagagtgcaaaatctgaaccagatcgtataattattacagccagaatcacgaaaacaatatcactctttctcgctctgtctcactctaacacacaggtttcatggtcggttttgccaattgcaaaatatgagttcaaggatctcagaacctataaaagccagagcaaccaaatttggtatccacactcctgtgatatcggaccttgaccgtttcctgtccaaatttcgccacacccccttccgcccccgcaaaggacgaaaatctgaggcaaccacaaatctcagagactattaaggctagagtaaccaaatttggtacacacactcctttaagatgtcactataaaacgtatatctcagaatttcgccccacccccatccgcccccacaaaggacgaaaatctgttgcatccacaatattgcagattcgagaaaactaaaaacgcagaatcatagataatgaccatatctatcagattggtgaatctggatcagatcagatcatttttatagccaaaaggaacaaatcaatttgcagtggctacgcagcgcgtagctcagactgattttctgtctctctcgcacgcactctttgtcgtgtcgtttaatattagcggcgtctgccagaggagagccatactgacttagtatcgggtataaccgtagagttgcggtgtccgcagcaactcacaacgttccccctcgtttctcTTTAAACTCTTACAAATATGCCGTGCGACAGCATGGAAATGCTCATGTGGGCAGTCGTAAGCCTTGCAAGTGGTAAAAAAGGTCAAAGTTAGAGGGATTTAAAAATCCTATAAAATAGCACTTGATTACCAACATTGATAATGAATGCAAAGGTCGATTTTGGGGAACGGTTCATTTTCGGGATTTGTGAAATAAAGAACAACGTATTTTCGCGGGACTGAAGTATGAGTGGCTTTCGCGTCGATCAATTCAAACTTAGATTTACGCGAAAATTGAGTCAATATATTGATGCG contains:
- the LOC6896795 gene encoding ATP-binding cassette sub-family A member 3-like isoform X1, with amino-acid sequence MEEPEVLSFTKKFLLILWKNLRMLLGRKTNLAYLILFSFVFPLGVVYLAWTAEIEASGKEINNEHSLNPLQGKITLLYSPRNKILESLIKGVSFPEYDDNLTIYVDGFVDAKALEEVLTTNISNEGVRGIEFPDEWSDISELPHRFRFALRFPITKYFKTNRLISQHNKKNDYQESGFLLIQREISIQYLQKKNSTQAVIRPKLEQLYTNVELSSTAYIRVCLFCVFVLMLMMDVEDIVEEKELQLKEMLNIFDVSNSLQWLAWYVKSMIITIVISLFVASIWTLINIRIIWPFQNMPLLPHTDWSVFLFYMLVCSHSFICFGFLVSSFCSRSIWAGIIVPLLFIASFLPTIIMDKDTTGTLASILCSIFVCSAMGMGLDRIVIWEEAGLGLQWSNLFKTSWLNDSISVGAILLIMLLVSLISVLICLYIEQVRPGEFGTPQPWSFPCTKRFWCPSKYMRRVLSLPVCYPVQRGNSKLVNANAKGQISGVQIKSLSKSFGKRQVVTRLTFDLFENEIMVLLGHNGAGKTTTIQMLTGTIQPSSGTAIINGYDIQTQRLLARRSLSICPQKSIFFGGLSAASHLRFYSRLRGLKGAAVKQEVDKYLQKLSLQEKANSSARSLSGGTQRRLALACALCGNVKVVFCDEPSSGLDPSSRLELWKLMLDEKQGRTILLTTHQMDEGEVLADRIAIISDGRLRCLGTLASLKKQYETSYLLTCEKGPRCDVPRLTQLIAEHVPHTRPQSNIGSDVSYRLPHRFLRSFGSLFNDLEQQKEQLDVVGFGLSSASLAEIFMSHGAEDLGSGGGGRTSGGGLDEQRQRQAQRRRDNCCLRCLGQWEAMLLKKILYIYDKKWMLLVILLLPLVIYLLSIIRRQSSSNMKRLPLTLADYKSDDVLVLLQPKSDARPMRDISNAYQELAQQHCTVERISQNVGDYIGPGQETPERIYEIKRSLIAAVTVDQEMIVWSRNDPFLHSAPLSLNLAFNAMAKAVVGPEASIEVTNAPFKFSDKVDGATISTIALTIAVSIYLSIVLAIFAILVVQEKVTQIRMQQQMSGVNMVTYWLTHYIPDLVLYFVFSLALLVAVHESCHPGEMLLILMIIGVAALPFTYIIACLFRSPGRAVVIISTIHNLIGGLFAVIMVIWYQRVYETEFRWMIYVFYLYPVFTGTFAVVNGFTRFEQCHADSIPVENLDKLRLNCTPGLTPVHYYCNCFDILDWVEVKYLLVSGIIYLLMLFFANYITTVWYGLKYILFCLCLKKKPASDDEDVVAAAERISKMSTEDRKKHALVLKRVSKRFCCVSAVRGISFTVKPGECFGLLGANGAGKTTTFKMIVGEISSTMGSIHVRGYSLKWSPTAARKQIGYCPQHDTLFDFCTGRQTLRIFLLLRGTPRNLVTEASEKLASDYGFFKHLDNKVKDYSGGTKRKLNAAVAGEGSSLICLDEPSSGVDPASRRHVWNVLSSLRDSGKAVLLSSHSMEEVEALCTQLAIMVDGKIHCLGSQQRIKNKLAQVLVLKLVVETSPESTAHTLQKIKNQMNSDYPNSWLEEEFGGRLTYHIPTDKLRWSRVFLYIEKNQSSWKVADYSLAQPSLEDLFLDITKKKSKKKNQSRQP
- the LOC6896794 gene encoding kunitz-type serine protease inhibitor 2-like → MFWLRLALIFLAVWLVSGDMQFEELDQQEQLERNMLQERKEVCLIAKTSYGNCNGKRKMWYYNVRRNKCHTFIYSNCGGNRNRFYTHEECMEFCGGYNLQEYQT
- the LOC6896795 gene encoding ATP-binding cassette sub-family A member 3-like isoform X2; protein product: MEEPEVLSFTKKFLLILWKNLRMLLGRKTNLAYLILFSFVFPLGVVYLAWTAEIEASGKEINNEHSLNPLQGKITLLYSPRNKILESLIKGVSFPEYDDNLTIYVDGFVDAKALEEVLTTNISNEGVRGIEFPDEWSDISELPHRFRFALRFPITKYFKTNRLISQHNKKNDYQESGFLLIQREISIQYLQKKNSTQAVIRPKLEQLYTNVELSSTAYIRVCLFCVFVLMLMMDVEDIVEEKELQLKEMLNIFDVSNSLQWLAWYVKSMIITIVISLFVASIWTLINIRIIWPFQNMPLLPHTDWSVFLFYMLVCSHSFICFGFLVSSFCSRSIWAGIIVPLLFIASFLPTIIMDKDTTGTLASILCSIFVCSAMGMGLDRIVIWEEAGLGLQWSNLFKTSWLNDSISVGAILLIMLLVSLISVLICLYIEQVRPGEFGTPQPWSFPCTKRFWCPSKYMRRVLSLPVCYPVQRGNSKLVNANAKGQISGVQIKSLSKSFGKRQVVTRLTFDLFENEIMVLLGHNGAGKTTTIQMLTGTIQPSSGTAIINGYDIQTQRLLARRSLSICPQKSIFFGGLSAASHLRFYSRLRGLKGAAVKQEVDKYLQKLSLQEKANSSARSLSGGTQRRLALACALCGNVKVVFCDEPSSGLDPSSRLELWKLMLDEKQGRTILLTTHQMDEGEVLADRIAIISDGRLRCLGTLASLKKQYETSYLLTCEKGPRCDVPRLTQLIAEHVPHTRPQSNIGSDVSYRLPHRFLRSFGSLFNDLEQQKEQLDVVGFGLSSASLAEIFMSHGAEDLGSGGGGRTSGGGLDEQRQRQAQRRRDNCCLRCLGQWEAMLLKKILYIYDKKWMLLVILLLPLVIYLLSIIRRQSSSNMKRLPLTLADYKSDDVLVLLQPKSDARPMRDISNAYQELAQQHCTVERISQNVGDYIGPGQETPERIYEIKRSLIAAVTVDQEMIVWSRNDPFLHSAPLSLNLAFNAMAKAVVGPEASIEVTNAPFKFSDKVDGATISTIALTIAVSIYLSIVLAIFAILVVQEKVTQIRMQQQMSGVNMVTYWLTHYIPDLVLYFVFSLALLVAVHESCHPGEMLLILMIIGVAALPFTYIIACLFRSPGRAVVIISTIHNLIGGLFAVIMVIWYQRVYETEFRWMIYVFYLYPVFTGTFAVVNGFTRFEQCHADSIPVENLDKLRLNCTPGLTPVHYYCNCFVTYGEICYRSYFRT